Within Cyprinus carpio isolate SPL01 chromosome A11, ASM1834038v1, whole genome shotgun sequence, the genomic segment catgattttgattttacGATTCGATTCTATTCACGATTTTGATCTCATGATTCGATTCATGATTTTGATCTAACGATTCAATTCATGATTTTGGTTttacgattcgattcacgattttgatttcgcgattcgattcaattcacaatttttattttacaattcaatTCGATTCAAGATTTTGATTTTACGATTTAATtcgattcaagatttttttttaacaaaatgatatttaacacaaattatgaattaaatgtgtcctttcaTTATTGCTCGGACAAAATGCTGtaaatttctttgtgaaattgaaatataactataataatacacTAATATAGCATGCAtaatattgctcttttgttggttttgattgcttcttttgtcctcatctgtaaatcgctttggataaaagcatctgctaaatgacaaaatttaaatagaatgtaaatgtaaactaaattgaaattttaaaacaagccccaaatcaaacaaataagtaacaaataaaataaatctctttatatatacaaaataaggctttgtctgtgttctttccatttaaaattagaggcaaccactgcgtTTTAATCATGatacaaacaaagatgctgcatacatgcaacatgagcagtttttaatctaaatgagATTGTATAATTttcgaaattttgaagcaaaaacagaatggtttgacttcagttttgtgaaactatacataaaaatatctgcatggaacagcagatgagctgaatgagctgcagattcactctctgccaggaGGCAGCACTTAAAGcttttccttggtttctgctgtaaacgaagcagcgctgcacttatgaactttaatatgcattatacagaggcaagatgaaaagaaaaaataccatctaagcttttctaaagacagtaagttccacTCAGTCATGGATTCATATAAACCCCTACACCTAACtaaatcgcgatttgtttagcatctcaaacAATTttaatcatcacatatttgaatcaattttcaaccggctcgcgattaatcgttacatccctattttCTAATGAAATCAAAGTTTCTCGGAGGGGTgcgaaacattattattttttttttttttgagaaaacaagatTTCACAGGGGAACGGAAACgttttgcgagagaatgcaaCATTTCTTGGTGAACGTAAATGTTTTGCTagagaacgcaaagtttctcCATTGACCGAAAtagttttgcgagagaatgcacatttttctaaagaaaacaaggtttcttttctttttaatgagaaaatgGAATAGTTTTGCAAGAGAACACCGAAATTTCCTGGTTTGAACAATAGTTTTGCTAGAAAACGCATGTTTGTCTAAAGAAAGCTAATTTTCTGAGGAAAGAACTAAATTTCTGAGGAAAGAACAGCATGTTTTCACCATGTTTCTCTAGCAGGGGTTTCCAGTCCTGctcagtttagctccaacacacttcTAGCGAGTGACCTGGAAATGATGAaatgcttcaggtgtgtttattcTGCAGGACAACGGCCTTCCAGGAACAGGTTGGGACACTTCTTCTCTAGGGGCCCCATAATATGTACAGCCTATACATTCAGCAGAATAGGTTTGTGCTTTCAGTCTACATACGGTGAAGTCAGACGTCTCTATGCTTCCCAGAGTGGGGATGTTTTCCACCATGAAGCTCAGCAGTGCGGTGAGTATGGTAGAAACAGACCAAGCGGGATTCCACGTGTCAGGATGGAAATCACTAATGGAGAGACACAGCCTGCAGGGTCAAACAGGAGCACATTCTTGAAACGAGCCGCAGTCACTTGAAAggaatgtttatgtttatgttgatAAGCTGTTATTGACCTTACCGTGTGTTGCACATGAATCTCCCATTAGGGGTTATCATATAAATACTAGGTGGCTTGAAAGGAAAATCTTGAGGGAATATCAATTTGCCATGATAGTAACCAccttaaataaacattacacatAATCAGCAAAAGTAATAAGTGCTATATAATAGGCctataatttatagtttattcAAGTGAAAGTATTCACGCTTACCCTCATAAGGGGTTTTCTCAGGTCCACGAACAATAAAATGCCTGGGGAACATTTCATCATGAGCGAGGCCATCAGTAAACATTTTGCACAGAggttaattttacaatatttttttttatttgtttgctctAGACAGTAAAACAAATAGATGGATTCATCATATctaattggttttatttgtgcATCAGTGCCAAAGTGTAAGTTAGACTCATTTGTACCATTCCAGTATATCGGAGGGCAGAGGTTCAGCGCAGATGTAAGGCACGGGCTCTTTCCTGATCCTGAGGTAATCCTGCTTCAGACGCCGTGTAGCGGTTGTACTCATCTTCCTATTAGCACCCGCACTCATCTGAAACAAAGTTTCATTAAATATGACAAACATCATGGAAGAGAAACAGCTTTCTTTACAAGCGCATAGAAAAGCTAATtcttatttctgaaaaataaaacaaccacaatagttgtaataattataataaattttacagGATGTGCTGTTCTAATTTGTGttataatgatacatatgaataaacagtaatatttagttatatatataacatttgaagtggatcaaaaaagttcatcaaagttgtatCAAGACAAGaccacattttggttttaggacaactttgatgaaaggttttgatccacttcaaatgttgactattgtgtgtgtatatatatatatatatatatatatatatatataatatatatatatatatatatatatatatatatatatatatagatatatatatatatatatattatatacacacataataaagaCACTTTTGATGTAAGGTATTAAAATGCACACTAGTGGATCCCATACTCACTGCTTGAGTTTTCCGAACAGACGAAGATGTGAAGGGTGTGTGTCCAGTCTCAGGTGAGTATCTGTGAATGGCTCAGGTTCATGTATGAACTGTTTTTTAGTAAATTCTGGAAAGTCCTGCAGTCACAAGTTAGTGTAGTGACTTAAGAGAAAGGGAAAATGAAGGTAACAATTTCTGTCtgctttcacttttgatttaatAAGGAGTGGTAAGCAAACATTTTCCTTACTTTTTATCAGAGGGACAGTTTgccatatgaaaatattttaggaaaaaaaatctttaatatgcACACATTTGGATATCAAATCAAAAGTTATTTAGATTAcacataaaatttcacttactTAATCGtcttaagttttttatttttttgacaacatATTTAATGGCACACTTTATTGTAAACATGCTTATGTCTCATAAAACGCTAACGCCAAAAGTCTTTCAAAAACCCTTCTGACAATAAccggtcttttttatttttaggataaACCAACCATCATTTTAGgaagcaaaaattaaaatgagggGTCTCTACCTATTATAAAACAAGACAGCATTTGCTATACAAGCAAGATCTCCTGCCCCAACTTATGACAACAtgggaaagaaaatgaaatggcTCGTCAAGCCATTGAATGGGGTCTTTAAAATGAGGCCATTGAAAGGTcttttgaataaacaaaaaaaaaaaaaagtgtgataaacaaaaattctaattttacAAATTCttctttgaacattttttttttgtatgttttctcaAATTTTGACGGTTGAATGTACAAAGTTATTGCAGAAAGTACTATTTCTAAAACCATTTCACTGCCAGTGTGTATACTCCAGTTGTTGATATCAAAATCTAAGTTATCCTTcaagcattttcaaaaaaacaaggAACATAATTATTGAACTATTTTATTCATTCCTGTGTAGCTTAAGCTCACTAGAGGTCACTGTCCTCATAGTTATATTACAGAATGGTGACATATGAATTAGACTCTTTATTCACATAGTTAAAATTCACAGATGTCAAGAATTCTaaataaatctctttaaaatTATGGGAAGCAAAGCTGCTTAATCACACAAGGGATAACaacttttaaaagaacataaaagaactataaaaacttaaaatcccATCCAGAGGCTTAGGAAAGGACCAAATCTAAAAACCAATCAATCCATGTTGTTAAAACCGATCCCAAAGTTCTTCTTTAAATACTTTCATATATTATTCTTTGAGAGGAGTAAAATCTTCATCACGGTCATTCATGTCCTGCTGAGTCTCTGAGGGCGTCTGGTTTAAGCAGGACAGCTGGTTAGTGTTTTGGAGGTGTGTAAAGCCATGTGCGGAAACTCCCGAAAGATGACAGTGTACGCGGTGACGCCTGCAAAATGAAACCAGTTAGCAGACTTCAAGAATACTCCAGACAAGTCCCTGTTCTGTTGCTAGTGCCCTGCATAATAGATATAATGTAATGTACTGTAACAATATCATATGATATCCCAGCATACTGCAAAACTtcccaataaaaaaataaaataaaaaaaatgaatcagtaATTGGGCAGTTGActatttgttttacttgtttttacaatttttataaatGGATTTTATGTCCTTAGATTATGAGACTATATGGAATATTTAACGTAAGAAGGCACACATAACTATTtgagaaaacatatttaaatatagtgaACATTTGAAAAGACCAGtaacagaatttaaaatatacaatttaactTACATAATAGTAACAACAATTAACATCAGTGCCATGTGTgtaatataacatatacatacagAACCATGCAAAAGTTTAGAGAGtaaaattttttaagaaattaatacttgctATTAAATAATAcctgatgcattaaattgatcaaaattgacagtatgACTTTTAtgttgttaccaaaaaaaaagttttctaatactatcaaatcaaataaatcctttttttttttttttttttttttactttgttaatcACAGAATCTGGAAAAaaggttttaaacatttataataacaataaatgtttcttgagcagcaaatctgaaggatcatgtgactctgaagactggagtaatgatgctgaaaaatcagctttacatcacaaaaatttaatatttcaaaatattaccgTATTTCTGATAAATAagttatttctttcaaaaatgtttttaaaaatattaccaaccccaaatgttTGATAGACGGTGTATAAACACATATAAAGTGTTAATCTGAAACTAAAATTGTTGTAAAACTATAGGAAATGTCAACTACCCAGTGTGATTTGGTGAagagaaaaagtgagaaaaaataaGGTTTCCTCTGAGGCCTTATTGATGAGCAGCATTTTCCAGATTTATCGAGTCAATCACTTATTAGCACACAAGTATAAGCACAGTAGCCTTTTAAAGTAAGACACCCGTAGAGTAACCACCATTACAAGTGAAAGACCCGAACCCAGTAGTAAACAGTCTGTGACTTCACTCACTCGTGAACTCTTGCGCTTTACCCTCAATGGACTCGCAGGTATGCTGGGTTCTAAAAGAGGAATAGACAATGTTGCCATCACAATATACATGACAAGACACACAGAAATCATCTCTTATATGGGAAAACTGCATTATGGGTGAAAAACCCGCACCCCCACTGTCTGCAAAAGCCTTCGAAATTCCTTAAACACAGCTGCTGGTAAGGAATCTCAGACTGATGCAGAGCGTGTCGCAAGAAAGAAAGAGCAGAGCAGAAATACGAGCTCAAGACtttgtctgttttattgtttgtcaGTGTTTCAAAAGACAAGCTTCTTTTTGAAGATTTCTGTGGTACAAACAATACAAGAATGTCTCCAAACACAATGTCATCTAACAGTGTGAAAACAGATTGTACTGAATGTTGGAAGAGAAAACGAGTTAAAGGTCTGAACGCAAGAACCACAGCTCaacgaagagagagagagagagagagcaagcagTTGAGAACAGTTCAAAGGTCAAAGCATATTCACAGCACAGTAGTTAAGAAGCATTTTTCAGTTCAGCTTTGTTAAAAACACATCCAGACACAACGACTGAACTGGCCCCTCGTTGGCGAGCATCTATTCTATACACTGTCTCTATTTTCAGACATTAAAAGCTAAATTTCAGCTCACCGAATGTTTCTGTAAAACAACAACTGAACATGTACAATTACGTTTTTTCTTTCTCCAAGCAATTTTTTATTAAGATGCAAATTTGCACTGAAAAGATGTTCTTTGCTTGGTAGCCTACCTGTTTAAAGGTGAGGTATGtaggtttgtttttaatatttgaatatttttttcatgtcagcTTAATATGAAGAAACTAAGTAAACCATTTGTAGATTGAATCCCCTGGAAAACAAACACTCTATCAATcgatcaaaacattgctctgtttaaGCATCTGACCTGCCTGACATAGCAACAGGGGCTCAACCAATAGCATACGTGTGGGGGTGGAGCTATTTATTTGTTGACCAATAGCAGACTGTGAGAGTGTTTGGTTTGAAAcgccaatattattatttttacatatttcacCTTTACTTGCAAAAATCCACCCACAGATGGCGGTGTCACACAGAATCCTGTCCCCCTTAATCTTCAAAGTTATTCCTTTAGCTGAGAACATTTGTTATGGGTACTTCATTCATTGCCCGATTAGAAATCCTTTGTAGTCttaatcattaaaatgttaatttaatttgtatatttcattACTAAAGCTAAAAATGGTCATATTCTTTATATCTGTTAGCCTATACTTGGCAAGCTAACAGCTTAGCCTACTTAGCATAGTGCTAACTGCTTAAAACAAGTGCGGTATCCAAAATCGAACACTGTAGTACTAAATTTGGTTTGCAACTTGCGTCATGAACTGTTAAAAAAGTATGTACTGTATAGTATGAATGACATTTGGACGTACTACATCTGCCATGTGACTTATAGCTTCAGTTGTGACACTTCGCTGTCCTCATGGGaaagtaaagtgtccatcagatgcacGCTTCAGAATCTCGCTGCTAGTAGTAGGTCATCACAGTACTTTTCAACTGTTTTATGAATgctatgaattcagacatactactcaGCTCtcatactgtttttcacctactatatagtatggaagtaggcatattcggatgcattttttttttttttttacaggcattAGAAAGGGAGACAGGATTCTGACGACTGGGATCATCTGAACCAAACGTGGGCGAAAAATGGACAACACGGAGCAGATGTCTTCTGCGGACATGCATTTTTACATAACGACAGAATCAGGTGGCTAAAATAAGGGAGCATGCTTGCTAATGCAGACAGGCACTTTGCCTTGGTTTGCGAGCGAGTAAACGCATGCAGATGCTGACTGCTTCTACAGACAGACTGCGATAGACAAgcatttcacttaaaaaaataaattaaaataaaataaaaatcacatgacAGTCATTTGGGAGCTTGGCAATAcaagtacaaatatataaaacagacgGTTGCTATAAGTtctataaataattttgaatagcTGACATCTCTTAAAGGGGTCAAAACACCCGTTTTTATTAGCATATGAGGGGAGTCTGGtgtgtttttgaaatgtaaaacacaaaaaaaagtctatttagTCAAACGTAAACGCCTTCTGTTCTTTACTAAACGAGAAAATGTACATGgatacagtttttctgtattccAGTTACCATTGCACTAATCCTCAGGACggaacataaattaaaaacacaacaaacaacatttacaagAATTCAgttgtaataaaaacaaaacaaatactgtCGGTAGGAAAAGTGCGCACAGTCATATTTTGCACATAATGACTCAATAACACTGTGAAATGCTGTTTTGAATTGCTAATGAATTCAAATTCATTCGAAAACTAATTCGGTTAGTTTGACATCACTTTTGAATGATACACAATTCAAAACAGCGCTCAGCGTTCCATTTCAATATTTTGTGTTAACCACATACATACGAACACAACGTGTGAACTAATCGGTCAGGAGGGGAGGAGGCTGAAGATAGCACTCGATCCTTGCTAAAGCTATTCCTGCTAAGGGCTACAAACGTGGGTGGTTCTCCTCACAGTCTGTCAGCGCTCAACAGCGCCCCCTAGCATTCATCAATCGTGAGGCAGATAAACTCCTGAATACACTTTTTGTACTGCTGCTCTGTGGGACTGCTGCTGGGGTATTGACCTGGTTGTCCGAAGGGTCCGTCCGCTTCTCGCATCTCCTCATTCATCCGGGCTAACCGCAATCTGACCGAGAGAGAGAACACAGACATTGGGTTTCATGTGCAGTGACGCTCGGGGAGAATCTTCAAAGGGAAGTGAAGTTCCTGACTCACAATGTGACGATGTCTGCGTTGGCTGCCTGAACAGCGATACTGAGA encodes:
- the LOC109089659 gene encoding ubiquitin-conjugating enzyme E2 J2-like isoform X1, translated to MSAGANRKMSTTATRRLKQDYLRIRKEPVPYICAEPLPSDILEWHFIVRGPEKTPYEGGYYHGKLIFPQDFPFKPPSIYMITPNGRFMCNTRLCLSISDFHPDTWNPAWSVSTILTALLSFMVENIPTLGSIETSDFTKRELSAQSLTYNLKDRVFCELFPEVVEEIKVKQRTQKDLSVGIQPCWAPDLRPRDEDVGVLPHNGHVAR
- the LOC109089659 gene encoding ubiquitin-conjugating enzyme E2 J2-like isoform X2, translated to MSAGANRKMSTTATRRLKQDYLRIRKEPVPYICAEPLPSDILEWHFIVRGPEKTPYEGGYYHGKLIFPQDFPFKPPSIYMITPNGRFMCNTRLCLSISDFHPDTWNPAWSVSTILTALLSFMVENIPTLGSIETSDFTKRELSAQSLTYNLKDRVFCELFPEVVEVKQRTQKDLSVGIQPCWAPDLRPRDEDVGVLPHNGHVAR